The sequence gattAACCTGTGTGTCATTGTATTTGAACAGTGTCTGCATTTTATAGAACACCTGGAATTACAAGCTGTGAACATCTGGCTCTGTGGATTAAGCACTTCCTGGAGCAGGTACTTATGTCCATTAAGAAACTGATCTCCATTTATCTTCACTTATTTCATTACAGAAAGGGAGCAGGTTTTCCGCACCATACACCTGCCCTCATCTCTGCAGCTGCCTGATCTCTGTTCAGAGGAGATGGAAAAGGGAAATCACTCGGAGGCGACTGAGTTCATTCTCTCAGGATTGACAGATCGTCCGGAGCTGCAGATCCCCTTGTTTGGGGTGTTCCTACTTATTTATGGCATCACCCTGCTGGGGAATGGGGGAATGATTTTGTTAATCACAATGGATCCCCGACTCCACACCCCTATGTACTTGTTCCTCAGTAATTTatctttctgtgacctctgcttTTCCTTGATAATTTCCCCTAAGATGTTGCTGAATTTCTTAGCCGAGAGGAGAAGCATTTCTTTCACTGCCTGTGCTGTGCAACTGTTTCTCTGTATCATTTTTGCAGATGTTCAGTGCCTCTTGCTGGCTGTGATGGCGTATGAccgttatgtggccatctgtaaccCACTGCTCTATACGGTCAGCATGTCCAGGCAGCTTTGTAAACAACTGGTGGCTGGAGCGTACACTGTGGGGGTGGTGGATTCAATGATACACACATGTTTTACATTTcggctgtcattctgcagctccaaAATTATcaatcatttcttctgtgacatcCCCCCT comes from Lepidochelys kempii isolate rLepKem1 chromosome 6, rLepKem1.hap2, whole genome shotgun sequence and encodes:
- the LOC140912760 gene encoding olfactory receptor 5W2-like, which produces MEKGNHSEATEFILSGLTDRPELQIPLFGVFLLIYGITLLGNGGMILLITMDPRLHTPMYLFLSNLSFCDLCFSLIISPKMLLNFLAERRSISFTACAVQLFLCIIFADVQCLLLAVMAYDRYVAICNPLLYTVSMSRQLCKQLVAGAYTVGVVDSMIHTCFTFRLSFCSSKIINHFFCDIPPLLALSCSDTRINEIVMFASMSCIQVISFVTVLLSYVYIISTILQIHSSKSRHKTFSTCSFHLTAVVLFYGTQLFMYLRPPSSYPMVRDRVASVFYTLVIPMLNPLIYSLRNKEVKDALRRAMNKLLTIL